One Schistocerca piceifrons isolate TAMUIC-IGC-003096 chromosome 11, iqSchPice1.1, whole genome shotgun sequence genomic window carries:
- the LOC124719967 gene encoding ankyrin repeat domain-containing protein SOWAHC-like — translation MSAVTEVQNNTTEALAALLDGGEGSLVTLVAGETRVAAHRAVLAAASPVFAAMFAHDMLEASCGQVSIDDVEGPVLRLLVAYTYTLQAPQLPDTAAQLLSAADKYGLSALKAACERQLMSQLAVETAAATAVTAVRHSCPDATRAAVAFIKDHLQVMATRGWADAVLEYPQEVIEVSSMLGEPPAEASSPAATGGGSTPNSDSQPHSGHSRTPAAAAPPTSARHTPPPDDAAVCRFRSLSEEERGRRLIEAAKEGEVEVVRALLAAGADVGSRSGAGGTALHWAAWRGHAAVVRLLLSAASDPNARSQGGETPLHLAVWNGHAEAAAALLQAGADRGVRTNSGNTALDIARRYNHQEIVSMLTQS, via the exons ATGTCGGCAGTTACGGAGGTTCAGAACAACACAACCGAGGCCCTGGCCGCCCTGCTAGACGGGGGTGAAGGCTCCCTGGTGACGCTGGTGGCGGGCGAGACGAGGGTGGCGGCTCACAGGGCCGTGTTGGCAGCCGCGAGCCCCGTGTTCGCAGCGATGTTCGCGCACGACATGCTGGAGGCCAGCTGCGGCCAGGTGAGCATCGACGACGTGGAGGGCCCGGTGCTGAGGCTCCTGGTGGCCTACACGTATACCCTGCAGGCCCCCCAGCTGCCCGACACGGCCGCCCAGCTGCTCTCGGCGGCCGACAAATACGGCTTGTCGGCCCTGAAGGCTGCCTGCGAGCGGCAGCTGATGTCGCAGTTGGCCGTCGAGACCGCAGCGGCGACGGCCGTCACGGCAGTGAGGCACTCGTGCCCGGACGCCACCAGGGCTGCCGTCGCCTTCATAAAGGACCACCTGCAGGTGATGGCCACGCGGGGCTGGGCGGACGCTGTGCTCGAGTACCCGCAAGAAGTCATTGAAGTCAGCAGTATGCTCGGAGAGCCACCAGCAGAAGCCAG CTCGCCGGCCGCCACAGGGGGCGGGTCCACCCCCAACTCTGACAGTCAACCCCACAGCGGCCACAGCCGGACTCCTGCTGCAGCTGCGCCTCCCACGTCTGCCCGACACACCCCTCCACCTGATGACGCAGCCGTCTGTCGCTTCCG gagcctttCTGAGGAGGAGCGAGGCAGGAGGCTGATAGAGGCGGCtaaggagggggaggtggaggtggtgCGGGCGTTGCTCGCGGCTGGGGCGGACGTGGGGTCGAGGAGCGGGGCCGGGGGGACCGCCCTGCACTGGGCTGCATGGAGAGGCCACGCggctgtggtgcggctgctgctCTCTGCGGCGTCCGACCCCAACGCCAGGAGTCAGGGGGGGGAGACGCCGCTGCACTTGGCGGTATGGAATGGCCACGCAGAAGCGGCGGCTGCGTTGCTGCAGGCCGGAGCCGACAGGGGGGTGAGGACTAATAGTGGGAACACCGCCCTGGACATCGCCAGGCGGTACAACCATCAGGAGATCGTCAGCATGCTAACACAGAGTTAA